From the genome of Novosphingobium sp. TH158, one region includes:
- a CDS encoding tRNA (cytidine(34)-2'-O)-methyltransferase, whose protein sequence is MRVALFEPEIAGNVGAVLRLGACLGVAVDLIEPMGFAWDDRRVRRTAMDYIDHVSVTRHSGFAEFRAMIGESRLLLFTTRGSEAVYDFAFRPDDVLLFGKESAGVPATVAEVCDARLRIPIRPQVRSMNLASSAALALGEALRQTGALPG, encoded by the coding sequence ATGCGCGTTGCCCTGTTCGAGCCCGAGATTGCCGGAAATGTCGGAGCCGTCCTGCGGCTCGGTGCCTGCCTTGGCGTTGCTGTAGACCTGATCGAGCCCATGGGCTTTGCCTGGGACGATCGCCGTGTGCGCCGCACGGCGATGGACTACATCGATCACGTCTCGGTCACGCGGCACTCGGGCTTTGCCGAATTCCGCGCGATGATCGGGGAAAGCCGCCTGTTGCTGTTCACCACCCGGGGCAGTGAAGCGGTCTATGATTTCGCCTTCCGGCCTGATGACGTGCTGCTGTTCGGCAAGGAGAGCGCCGGGGTTCCCGCCACGGTCGCAGAGGTCTGCGATGCGCGCCTGCGCATCCCGATCCGCCCGCAGGTCCGCTCGATGAACCTCGCCTCGTCAGCCGCGCTCGCGCTGGGCGAAGCGCTGCGCCAGACAGGTGCCTTGCCGGGTTAG
- a CDS encoding TetR/AcrR family transcriptional regulator, whose translation MTAKTPVLRAPKSDEPAATAPASALSRDARAVRSGLALREALLALLERKPFDQITVRDICAEAGVHYATFFRHHPTKEALLDTIARDQISRLSDLAMAIRGADDYQAGFHAMCAYVDDHRDLWSTLLNGGAGAAMREEWVRVATEVAKNETSVNDWLPVELGTVCTSTVIAETLAWWVAQPRGKISVDEIAKILNRMLTAIIAP comes from the coding sequence ATGACAGCAAAGACGCCAGTCCTGCGCGCGCCCAAGAGCGATGAGCCTGCCGCAACCGCGCCGGCATCGGCCCTGTCGCGCGATGCGCGTGCTGTGCGATCCGGCCTGGCGCTGCGCGAGGCGCTGCTCGCGCTGCTGGAACGCAAGCCGTTCGACCAGATCACCGTGCGCGATATCTGCGCCGAGGCCGGGGTCCACTACGCCACCTTTTTCCGCCATCACCCGACCAAGGAAGCGCTGCTCGATACCATCGCGCGCGACCAGATCTCGCGGTTGAGCGACCTTGCCATGGCGATCCGCGGGGCGGACGATTACCAGGCCGGCTTCCATGCCATGTGCGCCTATGTCGACGATCACCGCGACTTGTGGTCCACCCTGCTGAACGGCGGCGCGGGCGCCGCCATGCGCGAGGAATGGGTCCGCGTGGCAACCGAAGTGGCAAAGAACGAGACCTCGGTGAACGACTGGCTGCCGGTGGAGCTTGGCACCGTCTGCACGTCGACGGTGATCGCCGAAACGCTCGCCTGGTGGGTGGCGCAGCCGCGGGGCAAGATCTCGGTGGACGAGATTGCCAAGATCCTGAACCGCATGCTGACGGCGATCATCGCCCCCTGA
- a CDS encoding 2Fe-2S iron-sulfur cluster-binding protein, translated as MVKITFVEHDGSQTEVEAEPGLSLMKAATYGNVPGISADCGGNCACGTCRIYVPAQWRHCFAEPKGNEQEMIEFSEDTTDGVRLACQTKVIEAMEGMVLNLPESQHY; from the coding sequence ATGGTGAAGATCACTTTCGTCGAGCATGACGGATCGCAGACCGAGGTCGAGGCAGAACCCGGCCTCTCGCTGATGAAGGCCGCGACCTATGGCAACGTGCCGGGCATTTCAGCGGATTGCGGCGGGAATTGCGCCTGCGGCACCTGCCGCATCTATGTTCCTGCACAATGGCGGCACTGCTTTGCCGAACCGAAAGGCAACGAGCAGGAAATGATCGAATTTTCCGAGGACACGACCGATGGCGTGCGTCTTGCCTGCCAGACCAAGGTGATCGAGGCGATGGAAGGCATGGTGCTGAACCTGCCGGAGAGCCAGCACTACTGA